Below is a genomic region from Candidatus Hydrogenedentota bacterium.
CCGTTCTCGCTCGGGTGACCATCGAGGCCGGCGCGCACGGCGATGCCTGCGATATCCTCGGCGGAAAGGCGCACCTTCGCGGTGAACTTGAAGTCGGCGAATTCGCTTGTTGTGGTAAGCGCGCCGTTGGTGCCGTCGGCGCAAACGATGTTACCGCCGTCGACGGCCCATTTTGCGTCGCCGCTTAACGTCCAGCCGAAGGTCGTTTCGCCGTCGAACAGACTGATCCAGCCCGCGGCCGCTTCGTCCTTGGGCAATAGTTTGGGTTCGGCCGTTGCGGCCGCGCAGACCACGAGCGCGATTGCCGCGGCCCAGCCAGCCTTCTTCACTATCCCACCACGCATACTCACGACTCCTTTCATTCAGCGGTTTCACGATCGGAAAGATTTGGTGTTGAATCCCGCGCGCCCAACGCGGAAAAGCGTATCTTACCTTTTACGTCGAGACCGCTTCCAGCGCTGTTCAAGGATGTCGATTTCGTGGCGGAAGTTGGTACGATTGGCAAATGGACGTAACCAAGCGATTCTCCGACCGCGTCGAAAACTACGTCAAGTTTCGTCCGGGATATCCGGACGGCTTGGTTGTGCATCTGTTGGATCGGGCGAAGTTGTCGCGTGGGAGCGCCGTTGCGGATATCGGGTCCGGCACGGGCATCTTTTCGGAGCTGTTGCTTGCGCGCGGGCTGCGCGTATTCGCGGTGGAACCGAATCCGGAAATGCGCGCGGCCGCGGAGCGGATGCTTGGAAAACAGAATGGGTTCGTCAGTATCAACGGAAGCGCGGAGTCCACGGGCCTTGACGACGCGTCCGTCGATGCGGTTGTCGCGGCGCAGGCGTTTCACTGGTTTGACGGTGTTCGCGCGCGCGCGGAGTTCCGGCGGATTCTACGACCCGGAGGCATGGTCGCGCTGGTCTGGAACGATCGCAAAGTGGATTCAACACCGTTTCTGGCCGAATATGACGCATTGCTCCGATCGAAAGGTACCGACTACGAAAAGGTAAACCACCGGAACGTCGACGCGGAGCGCTTGCGCGCGTTTTTCGGTCCGTGCGGATATGAGGAGTCGACATTCGACAACGAACAGCGCTTTGACTGGGACGGACTCTACGGCAGGGCGATGTCATCGTCGTATGTGCCGGCGGAGGGCAGCGCCGGGTGCAACGAGTTTGTCGCCGGGCTGCGCGCGGTCTTCGACGCGCATGCACGGGGTGGGATAGTGGCTTTCGAATACGACACACGGATGTTTATTGGGGAAGTGAGATGACGCGCCGCGATTAGAACGGATCTATGGAAATGATGCGGGGCTGTGGATGCTCTTGGCCACAGCTTAACGGAGCGGCGCATTCTTGCGCACGGTTCCACGTGTTATGCGGTCATTGCGAGTTGGCCGAGGAATTCGCGCAGGCAGAGCGCTTCGTGCGCGGTACTGCGGCTGGCTTGCGCGCTAAACAGTTCGATAAAGGTCTCGTCGGCACAAACGGGGCAGTACGTGTGCGAGACATCCCCTTGATGCAATGACGCCGCCGGGGCCGACCATTGGCCGTCCACGCGAAACCGTTTGCATTTGCAGCACTGTACCGTCATTCTCAGGCCTCCTACGCCGTATCCTTCATCGGCGGGAACGGCCTGGAACTTGAGGCAGAGGTACGCTGCGCCATGGAATATCCGCATTGGAAACGTTTGCCAGAAAACGAGTTGGACTGGTTCGAAGCGCTCATCAGCCTGGCGCGGTACCTCCGCGGTCCGGACGGGTGCCCGTGGGACCGCGAACAAACGGCGCTCACCTTCGCGAAGTACGCGATACAGGAAGGCGACGAACTCATCGAGGCGCTGGAACGAGGCGACAACACGCACAGCGAAGAGGAAATGGGGGACGTGCTGTTCGTGTTGCTCGCGTCGGTTGCCGCGGCGGAAGCGGAGGGACGGTTCACGCTGGCTTCGGTGCTTGAGCGCATTCACGAAAAGATGATCCGCCGGCACGACCATGTGTTCGGCGAGACGAAGGCGCAGACACCGGAGGACGCCATCGCGGCATGGAATCGCATCAAGCAGGAAGAAAAGGCAGGAAAGTAGACTGTGTGCGTGGCCATACGCCGGCAGCAAATCGCGATCTGCGTCCTCGCCACGCTGGTGGGTCACGGTGCGGCTGAGGGCGTAATCACGCCGGAACTCGAGGTATCCGGCGATCATTTTACTGTCGATTCCCAGCCAAGGTTTCTTGTGTTTGTTTCGTACTTTGACGCCATGCGCGCATCGGACGAGACGCTCGAATCGGACTTCCGTTATCTTCGCGCAAACGGATTCGATGGCATTCGCATTTTCCCGAACTGGTGGGACTTTCGCCGCGAAATCGCTTTTGGCGGCGACACGCTCCTAAACGGAAAGGGCCAAATCCGGTTGGAGCGGTTCAGCGCGCTGGAGCGAATCCTGGAACTTGCGGCGCAACATGGGCTGCTGGTCGACGTGTCGTTTGCGTACGAAACGGTATTGGGGCTTTCGAACTTGACCGAGCAGCAAGTCGGCACTTCGCAAGGATTGCTACCCGTTAATCAGGTGCGGCTCGACGATTACGAGCACGCGCTATTCTACGTGGCGGGAGGGCTGCGCGACTACCGGCACATTTTCCTCGACATCCAAAACGAATACAACGGACGTATCACGCACCTGAGTGATGATGAGGTGCGGCGCCTGCGCGCGGCGATAAAGAATGCCGATCCGCATCGGCTCGTGACGGCGTCGCTGGCCAACGAAATTGGACCCGAGGAGGTCGCGCGCCGGAGCAACGAGGTGAACGTGGACATTGTCGGCTGGCACGAATCGCGCAATCCGTGGCAGTTCGATGCGATGGATGCTCTAGTGAAGCGCGCGAGAGGCGCAACCACGAAACCCATATACATGGGGGAACCGGCGTTGCTCGAAGACGGGTTGACCGTCGAGTCGGTCATCACCGCGGTTACCAAGGCGAAAGCGGGCGGCGCTGCGGCGTGGACGTTTCACACGCGAAACGGGTTCGACCTGTCGAAGCAATCGCTCGTTGAATCCATGACGGAACCGGAACGGAGGTTCGCGGAGACATTCAAACCCAAGTTGGACGCGACGCCTTGGGGCGCAAACGTCGCCGCGAAAGTTGCGGAGTGACCGTGCCGACGATATTCGTTGACGCGGACGCGTGCCCGGTCAAGAACGAAGTGTATCGCGTCGCGGAGCGGCTCGGTCTGCATGTGACGGTCGTGGCGAACGCGCCGATGTTTGTGCCGCGGACGGGCGATATCGAGTTGGTGGTTGTCGGTAACGCCATCGACGCCGCCGACGATTGGATCGCGGAACGCGCGACGAAGAATGACATCGTGATTGCGGACGACATACCGTTGGCGGCGCGGTGTATCAAGAGCGGCGCGTTCGTGTTGACGCCGAAGGGGCACGAGCATACGGAGGCGTCGATTGGAGGGGCGCTCGCGACGCGCGAGATTCTGGCCCACCTGCGCGAGCACGGCACGATCGGCGGCGGCCCGGCGCCGTTTCAGCAGAGTGACCGTTCGCGCTTTCTGCAGCGCCTGGACGTCGTTGCCCGAAGGGCGATGGCGGGCTAACCCGCGTTTCTCGCCGCCCCACGACGTTGCAAGTGGACGTAAAAACATTCGGTGCGGCGAGAAACGCTCACGAGTAAACCCTTGAGCGTATGGCGTGAGGATTTTTCACGCGAACAGCTTGTACCGGAAACTATGGAACTTCATGTGACGCAACGGATAGTACACGTCGTTGCGGTTCGCGTGAAAAATCCGGGCTAACGTCTGGACAGTTCTTTGAGTTTTTCTTCGTCCACTTCGACGCCCAAACCTGGGCCCTTCGGAATCGCCACTCGGCCGCCCGTCACTGTGAATGGCTGTTTCAAAATCGTTTCTTCGATGAACTGCGGGCCGTTGAGTGCGGCGGGTTTCTGCAAACCGTATGCGCCGTAGAGAATGAGCGACGCCGCGAGCGCGATGTCCGGATCGGTGAGGCCGCTGCCGAGGAACATGAGATTGTGCGCGTCGAGCAATTCAATTTGCGCGCGCGCGGAAACGAGTCCGCCGCAGCGCGCGGGTTTTAATGCGACGCCGTCGCAACAGCCGAGCTTAATGAATTCTTCGAGGTCGGTCGGTGAGACGACGCCTTCATCCAGAATGATAGGCAGTACGCCCAGCTTTTTCAGTTGCTGGTACCCTGTTAACCGATTCGATGGCAGGGGTTGCTCGAACACGGCCATGCCCGCATCTTTGAGTTTTGGCGCGGCTTCGAGGGCCGTCTTCAGATCGTAGCCGCCATTGGCGTCGCCCCAGAGGAAGCCGTCCGGCGCGAGTTCCTTCACTCTCTTGCACAATGCAATGTCCGTCGACAGGTCCGGGGCGACCTTGATATTGAAATTCGTGTAGCCGCGCTCCCGTCCTTTGGCAACGATCGACTCGGTGTCCTCGAACACTTTCGGATTGAGCGTCCAACTGAGCAGGAGGTCGTCGGGTAACGTGCGTCCCCACAATTCGGCGACGTTCTTGTTCAGTGCCCTTCCCATCAGGTCGTGCAGGGCGAGATCGATGCCCGCTTTCGTGATTGGTGCGCCGGTCGAAAACGAGTTCGCGACCTCACGGTTCATGGTCGCATGGATAGCCTCGAAATCGAAGGGGTCCATTCCGATGAGCAACGGCTTCAGATACCGCTCGATCGTGCTGACCGCCGACTCGAGCGTTTCGTAGCTCCATCGCGGCACGGGCACGCTTTGTCCCCAGCCGACCGCGCCGTCGTTCGCGGTGATTTTGATTACGACGGATGCGCGGCCGGTGCCCCCGCCCGGACTTTCGAAAAACTTGAACCGCATCACCGTCGGGTAGACGACAGGAAAGAGTTCGATGCGTTCGATTTTCAGGCTGGGCGTAGCCGCTACTGATTTCGTTGCCATGACGAGCGATACTCCTCCCAATGCGCAGATTGTGGTGAACTCGCGCCGCGTCGGGCGTTGCATGGTGACACTCCTTCGTACTGGATGACGCCATCGTAACTACATGGGCGTTTGGAGTCGAATCTGCCGGGCGCCGAAGTGCTAATTCTGCTTCGGCGGCAAACGGCGTAACCG
It encodes:
- a CDS encoding class I SAM-dependent methyltransferase; translated protein: MDVTKRFSDRVENYVKFRPGYPDGLVVHLLDRAKLSRGSAVADIGSGTGIFSELLLARGLRVFAVEPNPEMRAAAERMLGKQNGFVSINGSAESTGLDDASVDAVVAAQAFHWFDGVRARAEFRRILRPGGMVALVWNDRKVDSTPFLAEYDALLRSKGTDYEKVNHRNVDAERLRAFFGPCGYEESTFDNEQRFDWDGLYGRAMSSSYVPAEGSAGCNEFVAGLRAVFDAHARGGIVAFEYDTRMFIGEVR
- a CDS encoding YaiI/YqxD family protein; the encoded protein is MTVPTIFVDADACPVKNEVYRVAERLGLHVTVVANAPMFVPRTGDIELVVVGNAIDAADDWIAERATKNDIVIADDIPLAARCIKSGAFVLTPKGHEHTEASIGGALATREILAHLREHGTIGGGPAPFQQSDRSRFLQRLDVVARRAMAG